The genomic DNA AATGTTTGCAGGTGTATCTGTGATGGTTCTATTGTTTTCTCTTATTTACAAGATAGCTGGTGATGGTTGGGTGAGATGATGTGAATAGATACAGGGTTTTTATAGACTGATCCACCATCATTTGATATAATGTAGAATAATGATCGCATCATGATAAAAGCAATGTCACAGGCAGGATTAAATCTATTTATTCCGATGGAGTTATTAATTAACTCCTTGAATGCGCTAAGTTTATCAGAAAAACGGCAAATTTCGCAGCTTCTTAATGAAGCTATTGCTGATGCTGAAGAGGAAAATTGGCGCGAAGATGAAGAGACTGAAAAGGAAATTCAATTAGTACGCGATGAATATGCAAATGGTAATTACAGTGAATTTAGTAATATCAAAGAACAGTTGAAACAAGGGGCTATTACAAGAGCGAAACGTGATTTAGGATTAGTTGAAGAGTGGTTTAATTTGGAAGAGGAAGCGTGTTAAGTAAAGGAAAAATTATCTATCCCCAACGTAGTGAAATCTACTTGGTTAATTTTGATCCAACTATTGGTTCAGAAATACAAAAAACACGACCAGCTTTAATTTTACAAAATGACGTTTCTAATCAATATAGTCCTATAACTATTGTAGCTGCTCTTACTTCTCAGTTTACAGAACCTTTGTATCCTACTGAGGTGCTAATTAAAGTACCAGAAGGAGGTTTACAGGTTAATTCTGTTGCGCTTCTTAATCAAATTCGTTCTATTGATAAACAAAGATTAATTAAACGGTTGGGTGTTCTGGAATCAGTCACAATGGAACAAGTAGATAAAGCAATTCAGATTAGTCTAGGTTTAGTGAATTTAAAATAGGTGAATATTTCCAGGTGTATCTGTGATGGTTCTATTGTCTTCTCTTATTTACATGATAGTTGGTGATGGTTGGGTGAGATGATGGGAACAGATACAGGGTTTTCAAGGTGCAATCCAGTTTTCTAATTTTAGCTCGGAAATTCGGCTATAATGACGAGTGTTGTTAGTTACTAAAATATAGTTTCTAGTTATTGCAACACTAGCAATTAATAAATCAAAATCTGCTACTGGTTGTCCTGTTTTTCTAAGTTCTGCTTTTAATTCTCCAAATTTTTTGACGGCATTATTATCTAAGTGTATAACTTCAATATCTTGAATGAATTTTTCTGCACGAGTTAAATTTTCCGTTACTTTTTGAGAATTATAAGCACCAAAATACAATTCAGCAACGGTGATATTGCAAATGGAAATTTGCTCCCATCCTATTTGTTGAATTTTATCTCTGACGGAATTAATGTTTTTAATCCAGTAAATGCAGATGTCAGTATCTAATAAATAAGTCATAAGCTAATATCGTAGTTAGAAATAGTCCGGCTATCATAA from Okeanomitos corallinicola TIOX110 includes the following:
- a CDS encoding type II toxin-antitoxin system PemK/MazF family toxin produces the protein MLSKGKIIYPQRSEIYLVNFDPTIGSEIQKTRPALILQNDVSNQYSPITIVAALTSQFTEPLYPTEVLIKVPEGGLQVNSVALLNQIRSIDKQRLIKRLGVLESVTMEQVDKAIQISLGLVNLK
- a CDS encoding type II toxin-antitoxin system VapC family toxin, which encodes MTYLLDTDICIYWIKNINSVRDKIQQIGWEQISICNITVAELYFGAYNSQKVTENLTRAEKFIQDIEVIHLDNNAVKKFGELKAELRKTGQPVADFDLLIASVAITRNYILVTNNTRHYSRISELKLENWIAP